CGCGGTCGAGCACGGCGATGTCGTAGGAGTTCACGCTGAGCATCTCCAGAGCCGTGTCGCCGTCACCGGCGACGTCGGCGGCGATCGCCTCCAGGCGCAGCCCGTCACGGATCGCCCCCGCCATCAACGGCTCGTCCTCGACCACCAGCACCCGCATGCTCCGATCCTAGGTGGATGACATATCGCCGACGTATCCGAAATGCCATACGCCCTGGCGACATCTGCACCGGTTGACTGCCATGGTGACCTTCACCGTCAGACCGATCAGCCCCGCCGAGCACCTCGACCACGTCCGGTCGCAACGTTCGGTCAGCTTCCTGCAGACGCCCGCCTGGGCCGGGGTCAAGACCGAGTGGCGCAGCGAGTCGCTGGGTTGGTACGCCGGCGACCGGCTCGTCGGGACCGGGCTGGTGCTGCACCGGCCGGTGCCGCGGCTGGGCCGCACACTGGCCTACCTGCCGTGGGGTCCGGACATCGACTGGGCGGGCGGGCTCACGGTCTGGTTCCCGCCGCTGGTCTCCTACCTGCGCTCCCAGGGCGCCTTCGCGATCCGGATCGCTCCCCCGGTGCCCACCGACACCTGGACCGCGGCGCAGGTCAAGGACGGGATCGCCGACCCCGATGTCGTACGCCTCACCGACCTCCCCGGCTCGATCAGCAGCGTCGGCGCCGAGGTGACTCGCTACCTCCGCGAGGCCGGCTGGATCCCGCAGAACCCCGAGCACGGGTTCGGGGCGGGGCAGCCGCAGTTCACGTACGAGATCCCGCTGCGGCACGCCGACGGCACCGCCCGCTCCGAGGACGACGTGCTCCGCGGCATGAACCAGCTGTGGCGGCGCAACATCAAGAAGGCCGTCAAGGCCGGCGTCGAGGTCACCACCTCCGCCGGCGGCGAGGATCTGAAGGCCTTCCACGACCTCTACGTCCACACCGCCGAGCGCGACCGGTTCACCGCGCGGCCGCTGGCCTACTTCGAGAAGATGTTCGCCGCGCTGTCCGCAGAAGAGCCGGGGCGCATCGCGCTCTACCTCGCCCGTCACCACGGCGACCTGGTCGCCGCGACGATCTACGTCCGCGTCGGCGCTCACGCCTGGTACGTCTACGGCGCCTCCTCGACCGATAAGCGCGACGTACGCGGCTCCAACGCCCTGCAGTGGGCGATGATCCGCGACTCGCTGGCCGCGGGCTGCGACGTCTACGACCTGCGCGGCATCACCCCGACGCTGGCCGCCGACGACCCGCACGTCGGGCTGATCCAGTTCAAGGTCGGCACCGGCGGGCAGGCGGTGAGGTACGTCGGCGAGTGGGACCTGCTGCTGCGGCCGGTCCTCTACCGAGCGTTCGACCTCTACATGAGACGGCGCGGGCGCTGAGCCAGCCTGACAGTAAGAAATGGGGATCCAAT
The sequence above is drawn from the Nocardioides albertanoniae genome and encodes:
- a CDS encoding lipid II:glycine glycyltransferase FemX, with the translated sequence MTFTVRPISPAEHLDHVRSQRSVSFLQTPAWAGVKTEWRSESLGWYAGDRLVGTGLVLHRPVPRLGRTLAYLPWGPDIDWAGGLTVWFPPLVSYLRSQGAFAIRIAPPVPTDTWTAAQVKDGIADPDVVRLTDLPGSISSVGAEVTRYLREAGWIPQNPEHGFGAGQPQFTYEIPLRHADGTARSEDDVLRGMNQLWRRNIKKAVKAGVEVTTSAGGEDLKAFHDLYVHTAERDRFTARPLAYFEKMFAALSAEEPGRIALYLARHHGDLVAATIYVRVGAHAWYVYGASSTDKRDVRGSNALQWAMIRDSLAAGCDVYDLRGITPTLAADDPHVGLIQFKVGTGGQAVRYVGEWDLLLRPVLYRAFDLYMRRRGR